One segment of Desulfonauticus submarinus DNA contains the following:
- a CDS encoding DUF5320 domain-containing protein, whose translation MPWGDRTGPLGNGPRTGRGLGFCSGYDSPGYVKGRGYGFGRGFGRGFGRGFGFRRGFGWWGPGFGFRARFWGVGQVPETAPSNEKEYLEQEAKVLEQELEAIKKRLESLEAQK comes from the coding sequence ATGCCTTGGGGAGATAGAACAGGACCTTTGGGCAATGGCCCAAGAACAGGACGTGGTCTTGGTTTTTGCAGCGGCTATGATAGCCCAGGATATGTAAAAGGAAGAGGATATGGGTTTGGCCGAGGCTTTGGCCGTGGATTTGGTAGGGGTTTTGGTTTTAGGCGTGGTTTTGGATGGTGGGGGCCAGGATTTGGTTTTAGAGCCCGTTTTTGGGGTGTTGGGCAAGTTCCAGAAACAGCCCCCAGCAATGAAAAAGAATATCTGGAACAGGAAGCAAAGGTATTAGAACAAGAGTTAGAGGCTATCAAAAAACGATTAGAATCTTTAGAGGCTCAAAAATAG
- a CDS encoding NifB/NifX family molybdenum-iron cluster-binding protein encodes MKIAIPTSGDNLEAAFDQRFGRAAKFIIYDTETKKFKTIDNTQNLNAMQGAGVQTAQNVAAEKVDVVLTANCGPKAFQVLSHANIKVYTVQANTVQEAIDKFLNNEVSPLNDANVEGHWA; translated from the coding sequence ATGAAAATAGCTATTCCAACTTCAGGTGATAATTTAGAAGCAGCATTTGATCAACGTTTTGGCAGAGCAGCTAAATTTATTATTTACGATACAGAAACTAAAAAATTTAAAACCATTGATAACACTCAAAATTTGAATGCTATGCAGGGTGCAGGCGTACAAACAGCTCAAAATGTAGCTGCAGAAAAAGTAGATGTGGTTCTAACTGCCAATTGCGGGCCAAAAGCTTTTCAAGTTTTATCTCACGCTAATATAAAGGTCTATACTGTGCAGGCAAACACTGTACAAGAGGCAATAGACAAATTCTTAAATAATGAAGTTAGTCCTTTAAACGACGCAAACGTAGAGGGGCATTGGGCATGA
- a CDS encoding ATP-binding protein, with protein MILAIASGKGGTGKTTVAVNLAQTIEQDVFLLDCDVEEPNSHIFIQGNKIKEKDFSVPIPKVDEDLCQECGECAKICQFNAIVSFKTIPLIFPELCHSCGGCIKVCPTNALSEVEHTIGKISIYKNKHITLVEGKLNIGHPMAPPLIKAVKKHIPEDKITILDAPPGTSCPVIATLKKADVVLLVTEPTPFGLNDLKLAVETVRELKIPFGVVVNRAEPGQDIIENYCQEEGIPILLQIPDSRKIAELYSQGKTIVNHLPEFKKEFKTLLEQAMLLARRQ; from the coding sequence ATGATCTTAGCCATTGCATCAGGAAAAGGTGGTACTGGGAAAACCACTGTGGCGGTAAATTTGGCTCAAACCATAGAACAAGATGTTTTTCTTTTGGATTGTGATGTGGAAGAGCCAAACTCTCATATTTTTATTCAAGGCAACAAAATAAAAGAAAAAGATTTTAGCGTTCCTATTCCTAAAGTAGATGAAGATTTATGTCAGGAATGCGGAGAGTGTGCTAAAATATGTCAATTTAATGCTATAGTTTCTTTTAAAACAATTCCTCTTATTTTTCCAGAATTATGTCATAGTTGTGGAGGATGTATAAAAGTATGCCCAACCAATGCCTTAAGTGAAGTTGAGCATACTATTGGCAAGATATCTATATATAAAAATAAACATATAACTTTAGTAGAGGGCAAATTAAATATCGGACATCCAATGGCCCCTCCTCTTATTAAGGCAGTAAAAAAGCATATTCCAGAGGATAAAATTACTATCTTAGATGCTCCTCCAGGGACCTCTTGTCCTGTAATTGCCACTCTAAAAAAAGCCGATGTTGTTTTATTAGTAACTGAACCCACTCCTTTTGGATTAAATGATCTTAAATTAGCAGTAGAAACGGTTCGAGAATTAAAAATACCATTTGGAGTAGTGGTTAACAGGGCAGAACCAGGACAAGATATTATAGAGAATTACTGTCAGGAAGAAGGTATACCTATTTTACTACAAATACCTGACAGCAGAAAAATTGCAGAACTTTATTCTCAAGGGAAAACTATTGTAAATCATCTTCCCGAATTCAAAAAAGAATTTAAAACTCTTTTAGAGCAGGCGATGTTACTTGCAAGGAGGCAATAA
- a CDS encoding Mrp/NBP35 family ATP-binding protein — MADRECKSCEQKESCDKETCQKEEEQKLKKSLSRIKHKLVILSGKGGVGKSTIAVNLAVGLALKGKKVGLLDVDVHGPSIPRLLSLKGNPPHIEENYIDPVPWSKNLFVMSLGFLIPSEKEAVIWRGPIKMGLIKQFLRDVAWGDLDFLVVDCPPGTGDEPLSVMQLLGTSAYGIVVTTPQQVAIDDVRRSITFCKQLGNPVLGIVENMSGFICPKCKERTDIFLSGGGQQLAQEFNVPFLAKIPLDPEIVRAGEEGYVYVKTHPDSEPAKEINKIVAEALTL, encoded by the coding sequence ATGGCAGACCGTGAATGCAAATCTTGTGAGCAAAAAGAAAGTTGTGACAAAGAAACTTGCCAAAAAGAAGAAGAACAAAAATTAAAGAAAAGTTTATCTAGAATAAAACATAAATTAGTAATTCTTTCTGGAAAAGGAGGAGTTGGAAAAAGTACAATAGCAGTAAATTTAGCAGTGGGCTTAGCTTTAAAAGGCAAAAAAGTTGGTCTCTTAGATGTAGATGTACATGGTCCTTCTATCCCTCGTTTACTTAGTTTAAAGGGAAATCCTCCTCATATAGAAGAAAATTATATTGATCCTGTGCCGTGGAGTAAAAATTTATTTGTAATGTCTTTAGGATTCCTAATCCCTTCAGAAAAAGAAGCTGTTATTTGGCGCGGTCCTATTAAAATGGGATTAATTAAACAATTTCTAAGAGATGTGGCCTGGGGAGATTTAGATTTTTTAGTAGTAGATTGTCCACCAGGCACAGGAGATGAACCATTAAGTGTTATGCAACTTTTAGGCACTAGTGCTTATGGTATTGTAGTTACTACTCCTCAGCAAGTAGCAATAGATGATGTAAGACGTTCCATTACTTTTTGTAAACAGTTAGGCAACCCTGTACTAGGAATTGTAGAAAATATGAGCGGTTTTATATGCCCTAAATGCAAAGAACGTACAGATATATTCTTGAGCGGAGGCGGACAACAATTGGCTCAAGAATTTAATGTGCCTTTTTTAGCTAAAATCCCTTTGGATCCTGAAATAGTAAGAGCAGGAGAAGAAGGTTATGTATATGTAAAAACTCATCCAGATAGTGAACCTGCAAAAGAGATAAATAAAATAGTAGCAGAGGCATTAACCTTATAA
- a CDS encoding ATP-binding protein codes for MSKKKSKEIIVLSGKGGTGKTSITASLAALQKKQAVLADCDVDAANLHLLLNPSIKQKTPFVSGKLAKIRQEDCISCGLCLENCRFDAIIQQKLLDKVVFTVDPIECEGCGVCVHFCPAKAIDFDEQECGNWMISSTKYGPMVHAKLHIGAENSGKLVSLVRNEARKLAEENNIPYILVDGPPGIGCPVIASLTGSDFVLIITEPTLSGRHDFERILKLVKHFKLPSALLINKWDLNPEIAAQIEETAHEYGSIILDSIPYDPAFTKAQLSVKPVVEISPILKDKIEIIWEKITEYI; via the coding sequence ATGAGCAAAAAAAAATCAAAAGAAATTATAGTACTAAGCGGAAAAGGGGGTACTGGAAAAACCAGTATTACTGCTTCTTTAGCTGCTTTACAAAAAAAACAAGCAGTACTTGCAGATTGTGATGTAGATGCAGCTAATTTACATTTACTTTTAAACCCTTCTATAAAACAAAAAACTCCTTTTGTTTCTGGGAAATTAGCTAAAATTAGGCAGGAGGACTGCATCAGCTGTGGGCTTTGTCTAGAAAACTGTCGATTTGACGCTATAATCCAGCAAAAACTTTTGGACAAAGTAGTATTTACAGTAGATCCTATCGAATGTGAGGGATGTGGTGTTTGCGTGCATTTTTGCCCTGCCAAAGCCATTGACTTTGATGAACAAGAGTGTGGGAATTGGATGATTTCTTCTACCAAATATGGGCCTATGGTGCATGCAAAACTACATATTGGTGCAGAAAATTCAGGAAAACTTGTCTCTTTAGTAAGAAATGAAGCCCGAAAACTAGCAGAAGAAAACAACATTCCTTATATATTAGTAGATGGCCCTCCGGGTATCGGTTGTCCAGTAATTGCGTCTCTTACAGGAAGTGATTTTGTCTTAATTATAACAGAACCTACTTTATCTGGCAGACATGACTTTGAAAGAATTTTAAAGCTAGTTAAACATTTTAAACTTCCTTCTGCCTTACTTATTAACAAATGGGACTTAAACCCTGAAATAGCAGCTCAAATAGAAGAAACAGCTCATGAATATGGATCAATCATTTTAGACTCTATTCCCTATGATCCAGCTTTTACTAAAGCTCAACTATCAGTAAAACCAGTAGTAGAAATTAGCCCTATATTAAAAGATAAAATTGAAATCATTTGGGAAAAAATAACAGAATATATTTAA
- a CDS encoding NifB/NifX family molybdenum-iron cluster-binding protein, whose amino-acid sequence MKIAIPVAGNQLCLHFGHCERFAMIEVNEEQKTILNVEYVDAPPHQPGLLPPWMKERGVNLVIAGGMGARAIGLFNQLGIQVLVGASPDVPENIVKAYLDGTLKTGQNVCDH is encoded by the coding sequence ATGAAAATCGCTATTCCTGTTGCAGGAAACCAATTGTGTCTCCATTTTGGACATTGCGAACGTTTTGCCATGATAGAGGTAAATGAGGAACAAAAAACCATTCTAAATGTAGAATATGTAGATGCTCCACCTCATCAACCTGGGTTACTTCCCCCATGGATGAAAGAAAGAGGAGTAAACTTAGTAATAGCTGGAGGAATGGGAGCAAGAGCAATCGGACTCTTTAATCAATTAGGAATTCAAGTACTTGTTGGAGCAAGCCCTGATGTGCCAGAAAATATTGTTAAGGCGTATTTAGATGGCACATTAAAAACAGGGCAAAACGTATGCGACCATTAA